A window of the Thalassospira sp. TSL5-1 genome harbors these coding sequences:
- a CDS encoding flagellin, translated as MALNIISNYAANVAHRNLTASDEAATRSLAKLSSGTRVVSARDDAASMAIGARLNAESQSLKTATVNVGQANSMLQIADGGMATIDNVLVRMKSLAVQASSGNLSDVERGFLNNEYGSLTNEIDRIAGTTKFNDKQLLGSVAGVEVDPAAIGSDVTAASGIQKLTFGSNTSVVGGSDIEFNLQDVNGSTVLTLKDTTSGTSQSIDVTNFAKTGGSQALGAGETQDFNFDELGITLTVNENFSQTVDQSNGATANDWTNDATANSSAAANRTITTRASTATATLDPVEFQIGSGNTANDRFTITLDSVNSATLGTSGAGGSSTTALSASDLNSQTNAKSAIETVGNAINDLQTARAKVGVFQNRLDFAAQNLSTTQENTEAARSTLMDLDVASEMTKFSSKQVLVQSGVAMLAQANQMPQNLLRLLQ; from the coding sequence ATGGCTTTGAACATTATTTCCAACTACGCTGCCAACGTTGCACACCGTAACCTCACGGCTTCTGATGAAGCAGCGACCCGGTCGCTCGCCAAGCTGTCTTCGGGTACCCGTGTTGTTTCCGCCCGTGACGACGCTGCCTCGATGGCCATTGGTGCCCGCCTGAATGCGGAAAGCCAGTCGCTCAAAACAGCAACCGTTAACGTTGGCCAGGCCAACTCGATGCTGCAGATCGCCGATGGTGGTATGGCAACTATCGACAACGTTCTCGTTCGTATGAAAAGCCTCGCTGTTCAGGCATCTTCGGGCAACTTGTCCGACGTGGAACGTGGCTTCCTCAATAACGAATATGGTAGTCTGACAAACGAAATTGACCGTATCGCTGGTACTACCAAATTCAACGACAAGCAATTGTTGGGCTCTGTTGCCGGGGTTGAAGTCGACCCTGCCGCTATTGGCTCTGATGTCACAGCAGCTTCTGGTATCCAGAAATTGACTTTTGGTAGCAATACGTCTGTAGTTGGTGGTTCTGATATTGAATTTAACTTGCAGGATGTTAACGGCAGCACAGTCTTGACGTTGAAGGATACGACCTCGGGTACGAGTCAATCAATTGACGTGACTAATTTTGCTAAAACAGGGGGCAGCCAAGCACTTGGCGCCGGTGAAACCCAAGACTTTAACTTCGATGAACTTGGCATCACGCTGACCGTTAATGAAAACTTTTCGCAGACCGTAGATCAGTCTAACGGCGCAACGGCCAACGACTGGACGAATGATGCTACGGCCAACAGTTCCGCCGCAGCGAATCGTACAATTACCACACGTGCCTCAACAGCAACCGCCACTCTGGATCCGGTTGAATTCCAGATTGGTTCTGGTAACACGGCGAATGACCGGTTCACAATTACTCTGGATTCAGTCAATTCCGCTACGCTTGGTACAAGCGGCGCAGGTGGTTCTAGCACAACAGCTTTGTCAGCTAGTGACTTGAACAGCCAGACCAACGCAAAATCTGCGATTGAAACAGTTGGTAACGCGATCAACGATCTGCAGACCGCTCGTGCAAAGGTCGGTGTGTTCCAGAACCGCCTTGACTTTGCCGCTCAGAACCTGTCGACCACACAGGAAAATACTGAAGCTGCCCGGTCGACCCTGATGGATCTTGACGTTGCGTCGGAAATGACCAAGTTCAGCTCGAAACAGGTGCTGGTCCAGTCTGGTGTTGCCATGCTGGCACAGGCCAACCAGATGCCGCAGAACCTGCTGCGTCTGTTGCAGTAA
- the flgK gene encoding flagellar hook-associated protein FlgK yields the protein MSLTQALNSAITGLNTAQSRIAITSSNIANVNTPGYSRKYAGQESLTLNGQGAGVTVSSITRNVNTGLQAELRGELGKAGTASVRDEFFQRVQVLFGTPKSNSAISQRISNLSDAFEQLNSSPEQNSPKVQVLAAATQLVDSFGKLSDQIQGLRGNADDRISQEVNQANELLSQIAKLNTDIVRLGNIDQPTTELRDQRDQKVNALSKIINTSTYTRDDGSMVIFTANGSRPLLDRSPIPLSFSPTAGYEPGSSGSNITLDGVDITNEIKTGTLRGLIDMRDQDLPQLADQINELAIQLRDAINEEHNKGTAFPPPTNMTGARQIEGTDLFSGTGTFRVAALDSAGDIVSYSDIDLSTLPSPATINDLVSAINSSGVGGDLQARIADGRLVVEGKNGNRVAINELDSAVTTSDGRSQGLSHYFGLNDLFTTAKNSRTMTSKPLSDATRALGVSGTLTFAAGSSSVLSPTLSITYANSDSLTTIQNKLRAQLTGSLGLTAEQAENMVYVTQDGDRSRLVIANDANMKVTDTGNLSKTIGLTEDQPNMSGSMTVSHDILNDPARLSRGTLNADVYESKTGSGGVVIADPAASIPGLGTPATPPAPAGTNYTLNVVGPFGTVPISYNGSTDSLNSIAARINADSTLTDNNINAEVYFDGAAGTYKLRVQDADGDSMYITDNFASMPAAGATQKSLVETLGLGIPYGIREGDNSSSARLAGSLARNDINFDAAGGLSPEKTSLIDYAASIISTASTKAATAADQNKFQNSIATDLDTRIQNEAGVNLDEEMSDLIIFQRAYSASAKVITTVDELFDALLRAV from the coding sequence ATGTCACTGACACAGGCTCTTAATTCCGCCATTACCGGATTGAACACCGCACAATCGCGGATCGCGATCACGTCGTCAAACATCGCCAACGTCAATACACCTGGCTATTCGCGCAAATATGCCGGTCAGGAATCTCTGACCCTGAATGGTCAGGGGGCCGGCGTGACCGTTAGCTCCATTACCCGCAATGTGAATACGGGGCTGCAGGCCGAACTGCGCGGTGAACTGGGCAAGGCCGGAACGGCATCAGTCCGTGACGAATTTTTTCAGCGCGTACAGGTGCTGTTTGGCACGCCAAAATCAAATTCGGCCATCAGCCAGCGCATCAGCAATCTTTCCGACGCGTTTGAACAGCTCAACAGTTCGCCCGAACAAAACTCGCCCAAAGTGCAGGTGCTGGCTGCGGCAACCCAGCTTGTGGATTCTTTTGGCAAACTCTCCGACCAGATCCAGGGTCTGCGCGGCAATGCCGATGACCGGATCAGCCAGGAAGTCAACCAGGCCAACGAGCTTCTCAGCCAGATAGCCAAACTGAATACCGATATTGTTCGACTGGGCAATATCGACCAGCCGACAACAGAACTACGCGATCAACGCGACCAGAAGGTCAATGCGCTGTCCAAAATCATCAATACATCCACCTATACCCGTGACGATGGGTCGATGGTGATCTTCACAGCCAACGGCTCGCGTCCGTTGCTGGACCGCAGCCCGATACCGCTGAGCTTTTCGCCCACAGCCGGTTATGAACCCGGCTCCAGCGGTTCTAACATCACGCTTGATGGCGTAGATATCACCAACGAAATCAAGACCGGCACCCTGCGCGGCCTGATCGACATGCGCGACCAGGACCTGCCGCAACTGGCCGATCAGATCAATGAACTTGCCATCCAGTTGCGTGATGCCATTAACGAAGAACACAATAAAGGAACCGCCTTTCCGCCGCCCACCAACATGACCGGGGCACGCCAGATCGAAGGAACCGACCTTTTTTCAGGCACCGGCACATTCCGTGTGGCAGCCCTTGATTCAGCGGGCGATATTGTCAGCTATTCGGATATCGACCTTTCAACCCTGCCCAGCCCGGCTACCATCAATGATCTGGTTTCGGCCATCAATTCGTCCGGGGTTGGGGGGGACTTGCAGGCAAGAATTGCCGACGGTCGCCTGGTGGTTGAAGGCAAGAACGGCAACCGTGTTGCCATCAACGAGCTGGACAGCGCTGTTACGACGAGTGACGGGCGCAGCCAGGGCCTGTCGCATTATTTTGGCCTCAATGACCTGTTCACCACGGCCAAAAATTCCCGCACCATGACTTCAAAACCGTTGTCAGATGCGACCCGCGCGCTGGGTGTTTCCGGGACACTGACTTTTGCTGCGGGCAGCTCCAGTGTGCTTTCTCCCACACTGTCGATCACCTATGCCAATTCCGACAGTTTGACCACCATCCAGAACAAGCTGCGTGCACAATTGACAGGCAGCCTTGGCCTCACAGCCGAACAGGCCGAAAACATGGTCTATGTCACCCAGGATGGTGACCGCTCCCGCCTGGTGATTGCCAACGATGCCAATATGAAAGTCACCGATACGGGCAATTTATCAAAAACAATCGGCCTGACCGAAGACCAGCCAAACATGTCGGGCAGCATGACGGTGTCGCACGACATTCTCAATGATCCGGCACGCCTGTCGCGTGGGACGCTCAATGCCGACGTTTATGAATCAAAAACCGGTTCTGGCGGTGTTGTAATTGCTGATCCGGCGGCCTCGATCCCCGGTCTGGGTACCCCGGCAACCCCGCCGGCCCCGGCGGGCACAAATTATACCCTTAATGTTGTCGGCCCCTTTGGCACCGTGCCGATTTCCTATAATGGCAGCACCGACTCGCTTAACTCAATTGCCGCACGCATCAATGCCGATTCCACCCTGACCGATAATAACATCAATGCCGAAGTGTATTTTGATGGCGCGGCTGGCACCTATAAATTGCGGGTGCAGGATGCAGATGGCGACTCGATGTATATTACCGATAATTTTGCCTCGATGCCGGCTGCGGGTGCGACACAAAAAAGCCTGGTCGAAACACTGGGTCTGGGCATCCCCTATGGCATTCGCGAAGGTGATAATTCATCTTCGGCCAGACTTGCCGGGTCACTTGCGCGCAACGATATCAATTTTGATGCCGCAGGGGGCCTGTCACCTGAAAAAACCTCGCTGATCGACTATGCCGCCAGCATCATCAGCACCGCATCAACAAAGGCCGCCACCGCCGCCGACCAAAACAAATTCCAGAATTCGATAGCCACCGACCTTGATACCCGAATTCAAAATGAAGCCGGGGTTAACCTTGACGAGGAAATGTCGGACCTTATCATCTTTCAGCGGGCCTACTCGGCCTCGGCGAAAGTGATAACGACGGTCGATGAATTGTTTGATGCCTTGCTCAGGGCGGTTTAA
- a CDS encoding flagellar hook-length control protein FliK: MHSSAIDKINTPTISVPAQNQTASSSVAFADVMDKVQAERSNNAARTRTQPANTAATETALRDTRNDREDRAPVRESARDDRDVDGRKSDRPDEPAQKADSPTKEDVHHKDKPKTAEQTNDTDNTRTEDKPAEKTAANDTAKPENSQDTETGEKLADTSKPAKTGTAQDELDVNGTPTVTEALAAATQPVIASQSNIGLPMGVGTQGTNMQTGDGSSKDALLNSTALSQSASANNAVQGDGAAAKTMQAAAKSGTPAEGDATGTDAKAGFEAALKQQGAGKTDASTSANAGANNQNGNNNAAANGANGSNTANASHQATNTTMANLAALQNAVTPQGSTPATAKAQNPANAGVGAVDGTNANGPVTGLTGQNANGANAAATAQAATQAGKGAATAQTVQQQVAVHIKNAAGDGVDRISVQLRPEHLGRVDVKLEISHDGRVQTVVQADNRQTLDMLRQDVKGLQQALRDAGLNADSQSFTFEHRQDGGQGQNPQQQAGNSGRGVASRPNDGDIISGAELAQHVAVGYGINSNGLVDIRI; encoded by the coding sequence ATGCACAGCTCTGCGATCGATAAAATCAACACGCCAACCATATCGGTGCCTGCGCAGAACCAAACTGCCAGCAGCAGCGTGGCCTTTGCCGACGTCATGGACAAAGTCCAGGCGGAACGGTCCAATAATGCGGCCCGCACCCGGACCCAACCGGCAAATACTGCCGCCACGGAAACCGCCTTGCGCGACACGCGCAACGACCGTGAAGACCGTGCCCCTGTTCGCGAGAGCGCACGCGACGACCGCGATGTGGACGGACGAAAAAGTGACCGCCCGGACGAACCGGCGCAAAAAGCCGACAGCCCGACCAAAGAAGACGTTCACCACAAAGACAAGCCGAAAACGGCAGAGCAGACAAACGATACAGACAACACGCGCACAGAAGATAAACCTGCAGAAAAAACGGCCGCCAACGACACGGCCAAACCGGAAAACAGCCAGGACACCGAAACTGGCGAAAAACTGGCGGACACGAGCAAACCTGCCAAAACCGGAACCGCGCAGGACGAACTGGACGTTAATGGCACCCCCACTGTGACCGAAGCCCTGGCGGCTGCAACCCAGCCCGTTATTGCCAGCCAAAGCAATATTGGCCTGCCGATGGGCGTTGGCACACAGGGCACAAATATGCAGACCGGTGACGGATCATCAAAGGATGCGTTATTAAATTCAACCGCGCTGTCACAATCGGCCTCGGCAAATAATGCCGTGCAGGGAGATGGCGCAGCCGCCAAAACCATGCAGGCTGCCGCCAAATCCGGCACACCTGCAGAGGGGGACGCCACAGGTACCGATGCCAAAGCCGGATTTGAAGCCGCCTTAAAACAGCAGGGGGCCGGCAAAACGGATGCCAGCACAAGTGCCAATGCAGGTGCGAACAACCAGAATGGCAACAATAACGCTGCGGCCAACGGGGCTAATGGGTCCAATACCGCCAATGCCAGTCATCAGGCCACTAACACCACTATGGCAAATCTTGCCGCCCTGCAAAATGCCGTAACGCCGCAAGGCTCAACCCCGGCCACAGCCAAGGCGCAAAACCCGGCCAATGCCGGTGTCGGGGCGGTTGACGGGACAAATGCCAATGGCCCAGTGACTGGCCTGACCGGACAGAATGCCAATGGCGCAAACGCCGCAGCCACCGCCCAGGCCGCCACGCAGGCCGGTAAAGGGGCGGCCACCGCCCAGACCGTGCAACAACAGGTTGCCGTCCATATTAAAAATGCTGCGGGCGACGGGGTAGATCGCATTTCCGTACAGCTCCGCCCGGAACATTTAGGCCGGGTCGATGTGAAACTGGAAATATCGCATGACGGACGGGTTCAGACCGTGGTCCAGGCTGATAATCGCCAAACGCTTGATATGCTGCGCCAGGATGTAAAGGGTTTGCAGCAGGCCCTGCGTGATGCCGGGCTGAACGCCGATTCCCAAAGTTTTACCTTTGAACACCGCCAGGACGGGGGACAGGGCCAAAACCCGCAACAGCAGGCCGGAAATTCCGGACGTGGCGTGGCTTCCCGCCCCAATGACGGCGACATTATCAGCGGTGCCGAACTGGCACAGCATGTGGCTGTGGGGTACGGGATCAATTCCAACGGCCTTGTCGATATCCGCATTTAG
- a CDS encoding rod-binding protein, with translation MMIDGSSALMAQAQISAQSGKASSIASEVSALGAGKTKSVEAAREAGKKFESMFLSQMLGHMFAGIQTDPNFGGGHGETMFRSMMVDQYAEKMTNAGGLGIADAVTREILKTQGA, from the coding sequence ATGATGATTGATGGTTCAAGCGCCCTGATGGCGCAGGCTCAGATCAGTGCCCAGTCGGGCAAGGCATCTTCTATCGCTTCGGAAGTCAGTGCGCTCGGCGCGGGCAAAACCAAAAGTGTCGAAGCCGCACGCGAAGCCGGCAAAAAATTTGAAAGCATGTTTCTCTCGCAGATGCTGGGCCACATGTTTGCCGGGATTCAAACTGATCCCAATTTTGGCGGCGGTCATGGTGAAACAATGTTCCGCTCCATGATGGTGGATCAATACGCCGAGAAAATGACCAATGCCGGTGGCCTGGGAATTGCAGATGCTGTGACACGCGAAATCCTCAAGACGCAGGGAGCCTGA
- a CDS encoding flagellar protein FlaG codes for MEITQSVSPLHGSGSSSTGSAAALGVSSSSQPSVNSVASAPAPVSRYQASGDIAPIDATDQLKQAFADLDLPDRSIDNYRVELNFNRDTGRVIAKVTDRSNGEVLREIPSKELQKLFSQIRDYLGTFVNEEA; via the coding sequence ATGGAAATTACACAATCTGTATCGCCGCTTCATGGTTCCGGTTCTTCTTCAACCGGCTCTGCTGCGGCTTTAGGTGTTTCTTCTTCAAGCCAGCCCTCTGTAAATTCGGTGGCTTCGGCCCCCGCACCGGTATCAAGATATCAGGCATCTGGGGATATTGCTCCGATTGATGCGACAGATCAGTTAAAACAGGCCTTTGCCGACCTTGACCTTCCGGATCGCTCGATTGACAATTATCGGGTTGAACTGAATTTCAACCGCGATACCGGACGCGTTATTGCCAAGGTAACAGATCGCTCAAACGGCGAGGTTCTTCGCGAAATTCCGTCAAAAGAACTTCAAAAGCTGTTTTCCCAAATCCGTGATTACCTCGGTACCTTTGTAAACGAAGAAGCCTGA
- the flgL gene encoding flagellar hook-associated protein FlgL, with protein MVTRVATYTSHTLLSNLAQSNAAKVAELSNQASGGVKSRTYSGIASDTQQLLNLEGSLTRNSQYMNNITQVKLRLQNMESATSSMSDIATRMKTLLLQGLSNSQADDLNLDEEGRQAMAQVNSLLNSTLDGRYLFGGATTDSPPVNLEQSPVPDTYFAKVTGYDTATLGSIGGTTAGSLDINGQTITYAPTDTLKDLVNQINQLSPPPAVASVRADPGSNNYRLVIEDFSGNPMSISETGGGNLLDGLSHNPALSAETGYYQGDQKHLSARVDEDYSVNYGVRADDPAFASLIASLRIVSSTTDEDSLRMALGHIEYAIENLPNVGSKIGIDTKNVESVESQHRDFEVFANNAISDIENVDVPLTLIEVEQHTTALQASFMAIAKTSDISLVNYLR; from the coding sequence ATGGTAACACGGGTTGCGACCTATACCAGCCACACCCTGCTCAGCAATCTGGCGCAGAGCAATGCGGCAAAAGTTGCCGAACTGAGCAATCAGGCTTCTGGTGGTGTCAAATCGCGCACCTATTCCGGTATCGCCAGCGATACACAACAGTTGTTGAATCTGGAAGGGTCGCTGACACGTAACAGCCAGTACATGAACAATATCACCCAGGTAAAATTGCGCCTGCAAAACATGGAATCGGCAACCTCCTCGATGTCCGATATTGCTACGCGTATGAAAACGCTGCTCCTGCAGGGGCTGAGCAATTCGCAGGCCGATGACCTTAACCTTGACGAGGAAGGTCGTCAGGCAATGGCCCAGGTGAATTCACTGCTCAACTCAACGCTGGATGGCCGATACCTGTTTGGCGGGGCGACAACCGATTCGCCCCCGGTCAATCTCGAGCAATCGCCCGTTCCCGACACCTATTTTGCCAAGGTGACAGGTTATGACACGGCAACACTGGGTTCAATAGGGGGCACGACCGCAGGCAGCCTGGACATTAACGGGCAAACGATAACATATGCGCCGACCGATACCCTTAAAGACCTCGTCAACCAGATCAATCAGCTTTCACCACCGCCAGCCGTAGCATCAGTACGCGCCGACCCCGGCTCAAACAACTATCGCCTGGTGATCGAGGATTTTTCCGGCAACCCGATGTCGATTAGCGAAACCGGGGGCGGCAATCTGTTGGATGGATTATCGCATAATCCCGCGTTGAGCGCCGAAACCGGCTATTATCAGGGCGATCAGAAACACCTGTCGGCGCGTGTGGATGAAGATTATTCCGTTAATTACGGGGTCCGTGCCGATGACCCGGCCTTTGCCAGCCTGATTGCCAGTTTGCGTATTGTCAGTTCAACCACCGACGAAGATTCTTTACGTATGGCACTGGGGCACATCGAATATGCGATTGAAAACCTGCCCAATGTCGGGTCAAAAATCGGTATTGATACAAAAAATGTCGAAAGCGTTGAATCACAGCACCGTGACTTTGAAGTTTTTGCCAATAATGCCATTTCCGACATCGAAAATGTCGATGTGCCTCTAACCCTGATCGAGGTTGAACAACATACAACCGCCCTGCAGGCCAGTTTCATGGCAATTGCCAAGACTTCGGATATTTCTCTCGTGAATTATTTGCGGTAA
- the fliW gene encoding flagellar assembly protein FliW: protein MTTQPTQDANVPKSILVETRFGDIEFLWDKAIYMPVGLLGFTDQHVFGLANIPGKSLDQFKLYQSLTDADLSFIIAPYNPESGIYDAADLERAAKSLAIPEEDMAILLIVTVRPTGNDQGYAMSVNLQAPVIVNTTRQIAWQHIMPHDKYPVQHDI from the coding sequence ATGACCACGCAGCCAACGCAAGACGCCAATGTACCCAAATCGATCCTTGTTGAAACACGGTTTGGCGATATCGAATTTCTGTGGGACAAGGCGATTTACATGCCCGTCGGCCTGCTGGGCTTTACTGACCAGCATGTGTTTGGCCTTGCCAATATTCCGGGTAAAAGCCTGGACCAGTTCAAACTTTACCAAAGCCTGACGGACGCCGATCTGTCCTTCATCATCGCGCCATATAACCCCGAAAGCGGGATTTACGATGCCGCAGATCTTGAACGGGCAGCCAAAAGCCTGGCGATCCCCGAGGAAGATATGGCGATCCTTCTGATTGTCACGGTGCGCCCCACAGGAAATGATCAGGGATATGCCATGTCGGTTAATCTCCAGGCACCGGTCATTGTCAATACAACCCGCCAGATTGCGTGGCAGCATATTATGCCGCATGACAAATATCCTGTTCAGCACGACATCTGA
- the fliS gene encoding flagellar export chaperone FliS codes for MNTNAARAYGDQQVNTASPAQMVYMLYNKAISVLQEAIKAIEANDIQARCNANCKAMDIIAHLQGTLDLDQGGEIARNLQEIYRFSLVHLMKVDRHNDPQAAQDVIGLLTPMRDSWAILARRGGDELRQAMQNAKDGNPEQQDLSPEATQADGEAAGNKPVASSDEGDKQPPRPSGISISA; via the coding sequence ATGAATACAAACGCAGCCCGAGCCTATGGCGACCAGCAGGTCAACACGGCATCGCCGGCCCAAATGGTTTACATGCTGTATAACAAGGCAATATCCGTATTGCAGGAAGCCATCAAGGCGATTGAAGCAAACGATATTCAGGCACGTTGCAATGCCAATTGCAAAGCAATGGACATTATTGCCCACCTGCAAGGAACACTCGACCTGGATCAGGGTGGCGAAATTGCCCGCAACCTGCAGGAAATTTACCGGTTTTCGCTGGTGCACCTAATGAAGGTTGACCGACATAACGACCCACAGGCAGCACAGGATGTTATTGGCCTGCTGACGCCAATGCGGGATTCCTGGGCCATTCTGGCGCGGCGCGGGGGCGATGAATTACGCCAGGCCATGCAAAATGCCAAGGATGGAAACCCGGAACAGCAGGATTTGTCACCCGAAGCGACTCAAGCCGATGGTGAAGCTGCTGGCAATAAACCGGTCGCATCATCAGACGAAGGTGATAAACAACCGCCACGCCCGTCGGGCATTTCGATTTCCGCCTGA
- the fliD gene encoding flagellar filament capping protein FliD: MSGVNLNNVYVGENGRIQLSGLSSNIDFVNVVDQMMKARRIPADTLEKRIESNDTKVTSLRELQDLVKTLQTSIDKLYGEASFDKSKDTFASKQAFVSSADGNAGNLISVSANNNAATGNYKFEISQIASKHKVGSETLGANPTDALSTTTNGGGTAIGTGTFSVGTSKGSVQIEVTDTDTLRDVRDKINATSSKTGVQASVVKVAEGQSTLILTSTDEGSPNRMTLSDDSGNVLQNMGILKDDGSGTMLINSDQEIDPGNDAQFTMDGVTITRSSNNIDDLVDGMSISLFDAKPGTTINVSIEQDLSKAKNAIVGFVDAYNAVKSFINEKTYVDPANNKAAEGSVLLGNSTAKSVESTLQAIAGATPFRTTSEDSDISVLAQIGITFKSIADAQADSSEKGKYTAGTLVLDESKLNDTLINNADEVSELFGFKSVTDNPSLIMTSFTGNTNAASYKFSVTKDAAGNITSATYTQDGGDPQNATINGDTLTTADGLKLFYNGGDDKTETGTITTSVGLASRMHFAMKGMLDSENGTLHQGIEAFEKENKSFKKKIDGIDMRIANQREVMMNKFINMEQSLAKFKNIQNSLSELMAAGKKDK, encoded by the coding sequence ATGAGTGGCGTCAATTTAAATAACGTCTATGTCGGCGAGAATGGCCGAATTCAGCTTTCGGGGCTGAGTTCCAACATTGACTTTGTCAATGTTGTTGACCAGATGATGAAGGCACGCCGCATCCCGGCTGACACACTTGAAAAACGCATCGAGTCAAACGATACGAAAGTAACTAGCCTGCGCGAGTTGCAGGACCTTGTCAAAACCTTACAGACCTCGATTGACAAACTTTACGGCGAGGCGAGCTTTGATAAATCCAAGGATACGTTTGCCTCGAAACAGGCTTTCGTTTCATCGGCGGATGGCAATGCTGGCAATCTGATATCCGTCAGCGCGAATAACAATGCTGCAACGGGCAATTACAAATTCGAAATTTCGCAGATTGCCTCCAAACACAAGGTTGGTTCGGAGACCCTTGGCGCAAACCCCACAGACGCCCTGAGCACGACGACAAATGGTGGCGGCACTGCCATTGGCACCGGGACATTTTCTGTCGGCACCTCCAAGGGATCTGTTCAGATTGAAGTGACCGACACCGACACGCTGCGGGATGTACGCGACAAAATTAACGCGACATCCAGCAAGACCGGAGTTCAGGCCTCTGTCGTCAAGGTGGCTGAGGGGCAATCCACCCTTATCCTGACCTCGACAGACGAAGGCTCGCCAAATCGCATGACTCTGTCCGATGACAGTGGCAATGTGCTTCAGAATATGGGCATCCTCAAGGATGACGGCTCTGGCACGATGCTCATCAATAGTGACCAGGAAATTGACCCGGGCAATGATGCGCAATTCACGATGGATGGTGTGACGATTACGCGGTCGTCAAACAATATTGACGATCTGGTCGATGGCATGTCGATCAGCCTGTTCGACGCCAAACCCGGCACAACAATCAATGTTTCCATCGAACAGGACTTGAGCAAAGCCAAAAACGCCATCGTTGGCTTTGTAGATGCCTATAACGCGGTCAAATCCTTCATCAACGAAAAAACCTATGTGGACCCGGCAAATAATAAGGCTGCAGAAGGCTCGGTTCTGCTGGGCAATTCCACGGCAAAGTCGGTTGAAAGTACCCTTCAGGCGATCGCCGGAGCGACACCGTTCCGGACAACGTCAGAAGATTCTGACATATCAGTACTTGCACAAATTGGTATTACGTTTAAGTCGATAGCTGACGCCCAAGCCGACAGCAGCGAGAAGGGCAAATATACCGCAGGTACGCTTGTTCTCGACGAAAGCAAGCTGAACGACACGCTGATCAACAATGCGGATGAAGTTTCTGAATTGTTTGGTTTCAAGTCGGTTACGGACAATCCGTCTTTGATCATGACCAGCTTTACCGGCAACACCAATGCCGCATCTTACAAGTTTTCTGTCACCAAGGATGCCGCTGGCAATATTACCAGTGCAACCTATACACAGGATGGCGGCGACCCACAGAATGCCACCATCAACGGTGACACTTTAACGACGGCCGACGGTTTAAAGCTGTTTTATAATGGCGGCGATGATAAAACCGAAACAGGCACCATCACGACATCGGTTGGTTTGGCATCACGCATGCACTTTGCAATGAAAGGGATGCTCGACAGCGAAAACGGCACCCTCCATCAGGGCATCGAAGCTTTTGAAAAAGAAAACAAAAGTTTTAAAAAGAAAATCGATGGCATTGACATGCGCATTGCCAACCAGCGTGAAGTCATGATGAACAAATTCATCAATATGGAACAGTCTCTTGCCAAGTTTAAAAACATTCAGAACTCGCTTAGCGAGTTGATGGCGGCTGGCAAGAAAGATAAGTAA